CTATCTTTCCAAGCATATCAAATTCAAATATCAAATCATCATCATATGCTTCCCAGTTTCCATTTTCATTTCTATCTAATAGAGATTTCTTTATAACTGGTGAAACTATAAGAATATATCTAATATTTCCATTTGAGTCAAAAATAAATGGTAATGATTCTTCACGAGTATTAAATGAAACTAAATTCATTCCACTTTCAATACTTCCATCTACTTTCTTTTCTATAACTATTGCAGGTAGAGCATCATTAATTATTCCTGTTTCAATCTCTACACTTTTTTTCTTTTGTATCTCCCCATCATTTAATTTGATAGTAACATTATTTTTAGTTTTAGGATATAATCCTATAATCTCAATCTCACCATTCTCTTTTATCTTTGTTTTATAAGTGTAATTTTGACTATTTTCTCTTCCCTCAATAGTTACACTTACATCTTTTCCAACAAAATCATTTTCTACTTTTATTATTGCTGAAAGTGGTGTTCTTCCATATGGGTTTAATTTTATAAAAGGTGAATCAAAGGTATAGTGATTACTTCTATATTGTTTTTCAAGTTCAACAGAGTTATTTTTATCTAAAAGATAGAACTCTCCATAAGATGCCATCTTTTTATACTCTATTCCACTCATATTTTTTCCAATAATTGCTTTTAATTCTGGAGATACTTTGCAAATTCTTTCAAGTTTTTTACTTAATAATAATAGTTTCTTCATATCTTCAAATATTAATTTATCATTAAAGAAATTTTCTTCACTCTCTTTTAATTTTTCTATATCCTCTTTTTTAAACTCTAAAAGAGATATCAATTCTGCATTTCCTGTAAGTATCCCATTTAATTTTTCAAGTTGTTCTCCTGATAAATTTTTTACAACTTTATCTATTTCAGTATTTGGTATTAATTTTACTATTCTATCTCTTATTTTTAAAGTTTCAGGTATATTCTCCTCATTTTGTGCTATCTTATTATAATCAAAATTTGGATATGTTCTCTTTAAAAAATCTTTCATCTCTACTGAAAGAACTTCAATCTCTTGAAATCCATTACTTACATTTAATATCTCTACAGCTTTCGGATAATCAATATCTCTTGAATAATATGTATCTGTGTTATATTTTTTATTTTCACTATCATTTAAAGCTTTTAGTACTTCTGGTGTCTTTAATATCTCTTTTAAAATCTCTAATTTATCTAAAGAAAGTTTATCTAATAATTCTACAAACTCTTTATTATTTAATTGTTTTTCAAATTCTTTTTTTAATCTCCTGCTCTGATTTTCCTTATAAGTTATAGAAAAAGTAGGACTATTTTCCATCTTATTCATTATTTTTCCCTTTGAAAAATACAAAAGTACTCCTACTCCTATTACAAGAAGTGAAGCTATAAGTGTTATTTTTTCCTTCCTATTTATCTGCATAATTTTCTCCTTTTTCTTTCGTTTTCATTGAAACCCTATCTTAATATTATAATAATTATTATGAAGAAAATCTAGTTATATTTTTCTATAATGAAAAATATAATTATTTCAGCCCTATTTTAACATAGTTTTTTCTGTTTTTTAACATAAAATTTTTAAAATTCTATACTTTTTTTGTTGACTAACAAAAAATAAAAAATGACTGGAATTAACTCCAGCCATTTTTATTTTAATTATTAATAGTTTTTCTTTCCTACATTTTCAGCTATTTTCACAATAAGATCTCTTGCTTTTTCCATTGATTGAATACAGATATATTCAAATCTTCCATGGAAGTTGTGTCCTCCTGTAAATAGGTTTGGACATGCAAGCCCTCTATAAGAAAGTCTAGCTCCATCTGTTCCTCCTCTAATAGGTCTGATATTTGGTGCTATTTCTAATTCTTCCATTGATTTTTTAGCTAGATCTATTATATACATAACAGGTTCTATCTTTTCTCTCATATTGTAGTAGCTATCTTTTACTTCAATTTCTATCTTAGCATCTTTATATTTTTTAGCTAGATATTGAACTGCATCTTTAATAATAATTTTCTTTTCATTGAATTTTCTCATTGAGTGATCTCTAATGATATATTCCATTTTAGTATTTTCAACTGTTCCTGTTAATTCATCAAGTAAGAAGAATCCTTCATAATTTTCAGTATGTTCGGGTCTTTGATCACATGGTAACATAGCATTTAGTTCCATTGCAATCATAATAGAGTTAATCATACTATTTTTAGCAGATCCTGGGTGAATATCTCTACCT
This DNA window, taken from uncultured Fusobacterium sp., encodes the following:
- a CDS encoding aryl-sulfate sulfotransferase gives rise to the protein MQINRKEKITLIASLLVIGVGVLLYFSKGKIMNKMENSPTFSITYKENQSRRLKKEFEKQLNNKEFVELLDKLSLDKLEILKEILKTPEVLKALNDSENKKYNTDTYYSRDIDYPKAVEILNVSNGFQEIEVLSVEMKDFLKRTYPNFDYNKIAQNEENIPETLKIRDRIVKLIPNTEIDKVVKNLSGEQLEKLNGILTGNAELISLLEFKKEDIEKLKESEENFFNDKLIFEDMKKLLLLSKKLERICKVSPELKAIIGKNMSGIEYKKMASYGEFYLLDKNNSVELEKQYRSNHYTFDSPFIKLNPYGRTPLSAIIKVENDFVGKDVSVTIEGRENSQNYTYKTKIKENGEIEIIGLYPKTKNNVTIKLNDGEIQKKKSVEIETGIINDALPAIVIEKKVDGSIESGMNLVSFNTREESLPFIFDSNGNIRYILIVSPVIKKSLLDRNENGNWEAYDDDLIFEFDMLGKIVNIQDNNRVKLDENWKNGVLFRNNQYLPKKNNILYVYGFSDKVYPSGVFSEIGKDSGNELFKARLYYDKNGFEDNSILSGKRIELFQER